The Nocardia terpenica genome has a segment encoding these proteins:
- a CDS encoding DUF742 domain-containing protein, with product MTRPGRDDDPDRLYTVTGGRSRPDTDAFDVVTLVVAESGPAPGMQSEHAAILTLCRAPTAVVEIAAELRLPVGITIILLSDLLLSGKITARHPRPGAKTPDGHWYSTPDTAILEKVLSGLRKL from the coding sequence GTGACCAGACCCGGCCGCGACGACGACCCCGACCGGCTCTACACCGTCACCGGCGGGCGCAGCCGACCCGACACCGACGCCTTCGACGTGGTCACCCTCGTGGTCGCCGAGAGCGGCCCGGCCCCGGGAATGCAGTCCGAGCACGCGGCGATCCTGACCCTGTGCCGGGCGCCGACCGCCGTCGTGGAGATCGCGGCCGAGCTGCGGCTGCCGGTCGGGATCACCATCATCCTGCTGTCGGATCTGCTGCTGTCGGGCAAGATCACCGCCCGGCATCCGCGGCCCGGCGCGAAAACCCCTGACGGGCACTGGTATTCGACGCCCGATACCGCCATCCTGGAAAAGGTGCTCAGTGGACTCCGCAAGCTATGA
- a CDS encoding GTP-binding protein produces MDSASYEPPARADAPLRSTAQHGLKIVIVGGFGVGKTTLVHSVSEIRPLDTEAVMTNAGQWVDDSRSVPEKSTTTVAFDFGRITIDESLVLYLFGAPGQQRFWFLWDRLFTGALGAIVLVDPRRIDECWYAVDRLEYERMPFVVACNDFGGTPRGHAELRHALDLDPHIPLVECDARRRDSGKQVLITLVEHLYSTAQRQHATPETAS; encoded by the coding sequence GTGGACTCCGCAAGCTATGAACCACCCGCCCGGGCCGACGCCCCGCTCCGGAGCACCGCGCAGCACGGTCTCAAGATCGTCATCGTCGGTGGCTTCGGCGTCGGGAAGACGACCCTGGTGCACTCCGTCAGCGAGATCCGCCCGCTCGATACCGAGGCCGTCATGACCAATGCCGGTCAGTGGGTGGACGATTCGCGCAGCGTGCCCGAGAAGTCGACCACCACGGTCGCCTTCGACTTCGGCCGCATCACCATCGACGAGAGCCTGGTGCTGTACCTGTTCGGCGCGCCCGGCCAGCAACGGTTCTGGTTCCTGTGGGACCGGCTGTTCACCGGCGCGCTGGGCGCGATCGTGCTGGTCGACCCGCGCCGCATCGACGAATGCTGGTACGCCGTGGACCGGCTCGAGTACGAGCGCATGCCGTTCGTGGTGGCGTGCAACGACTTCGGCGGCACCCCGCGCGGGCACGCCGAACTGCGCCACGCCCTGGACCTGGACCCGCACATCCCGCTCGTCGAGTGCGACGCCCGCCGCCGCGACTCGGGCAAACAGGTGCTGATCACCCTGGTCGAACACCTCTACAGCACCGCCCAGCGCCAGCACGCCACCCCGGAGACCGCCTCATGA
- a CDS encoding cytochrome P450 — translation MTSPYATPATGGCPVAAGPVPLSGPRFHTDPQRLYTQIRGEHGPVVPVELPGGFPAWLVIGYRELHQVTSDPGTFPRDVGLWNQWPHIPPDWPLLPMVGRPNMPSIYFTAGAEHHRHLAMVEPALESVDPFQVGSVCEQLADRLIDRFCGRGGADIIAEFASPLPVLALARIVGFPDEEGPRIAATMQALADGGADAQEAYGRFAQHMQSLVAAKQARPGDDVASRMLAYPAAFTDEEYALDLMAITAAGHLPTADWIGNSVRLMLTDTRFAAALGGARRSVREAMNEVLWEDTPTQILAGRWAARDTRLGDRAIRAGDMLLLGLAGANADPHVRQHLTDAPGDAAYSGNSAHFAFSYGEYRCPFPAQQLAEIIAATGIEVLLDRLPDIDLAVPAQTLVRRPSAFLRGMTSLPVRFTPVRAVGGTP, via the coding sequence ATGACCAGCCCCTACGCCACCCCGGCCACCGGCGGCTGCCCGGTCGCCGCCGGCCCGGTCCCGTTGAGCGGCCCGCGATTCCACACCGACCCGCAGCGCCTCTACACCCAGATCCGCGGCGAACACGGCCCGGTGGTGCCGGTGGAGCTGCCCGGCGGATTCCCGGCCTGGCTGGTCATCGGCTACCGCGAACTACACCAGGTGACCAGCGACCCCGGCACCTTCCCCCGCGATGTGGGCCTGTGGAACCAGTGGCCGCACATCCCGCCCGACTGGCCGCTGCTGCCGATGGTGGGCCGACCGAACATGCCCTCCATCTACTTCACCGCCGGGGCGGAGCATCATCGGCATCTGGCGATGGTCGAACCCGCGCTCGAAAGCGTGGATCCCTTCCAGGTGGGGTCGGTGTGCGAGCAGCTGGCCGACCGGCTGATCGACCGGTTCTGCGGCCGCGGCGGCGCCGATATCATCGCCGAATTCGCCTCTCCGCTACCGGTATTGGCGCTGGCGCGGATCGTCGGCTTCCCCGACGAGGAGGGGCCGCGGATCGCCGCGACCATGCAGGCGCTGGCCGACGGCGGCGCCGACGCCCAGGAGGCGTACGGCCGCTTCGCCCAGCACATGCAGTCGCTGGTGGCCGCCAAGCAGGCCCGGCCCGGCGACGATGTCGCCTCCCGCATGCTCGCCTACCCGGCGGCGTTCACCGACGAGGAGTACGCCCTGGATCTGATGGCGATCACCGCGGCCGGGCACCTGCCGACCGCGGACTGGATCGGCAATTCGGTGCGGTTGATGCTCACCGACACCCGATTCGCCGCCGCGCTCGGCGGCGCGCGCCGCAGCGTTCGCGAGGCCATGAACGAGGTGCTGTGGGAGGACACCCCGACCCAGATCCTCGCCGGACGCTGGGCCGCCCGCGATACCCGCCTGGGCGACAGGGCGATTCGCGCCGGGGACATGCTGCTGCTCGGGCTGGCGGGCGCCAATGCCGACCCGCACGTGCGCCAGCACCTCACCGACGCCCCCGGCGACGCCGCCTACAGCGGCAACTCGGCGCACTTCGCGTTCAGCTACGGCGAATACCGCTGCCCGTTCCCCGCCCAGCAGCTCGCCGAGATCATCGCGGCCACCGGCATCGAGGTCCTGCTCGATCGGCTGCCCGACATCGACCTGGCGGTGCCTGCGCAGACCCTGGTCCGCCGCCCCTCGGCGTTCCTGCGCGGAATGACTTCTCTGCCGGTCCGTTTCACCCCTGTGCGCGCAGTCGGAGGTACCCCGTGA
- a CDS encoding cytochrome P450 family protein, with protein MSKPLVVDPLVSDLHGETERLRTGSPLARIDLLGVPAWTVTRHAPARQLLLDTRLVKDINAWSLWQSGAVTRQWPLIGMIDAGRSMFTVDGTEHRRLRAKTNQALSPRRLTEIRPVVEALTAELLDDLAAAGTGGAAVDLKQVFAYPLPMRVISELMGVDRADHPMLLADYKAFFSVLTPQDERLRVIDELDAYFTALVRAKTAHPTDDLTSDFIHSTEGGTPLTEEEAVGNLKALVAAGHETTIALILNTVRALLTHPDQLAAIRRGDYEWGAAIEETLRWDPPLTHLLMRFATEDIPVGDTVIEKGEGVVMSYRAIGRDTAAHGEDANSFDITRPTARRHITFGHGPHICPGAALSRLEAGVAVPALFDRFPDLRFAVPVEQIRNLPVMTQNDLDAFPVHLG; from the coding sequence GTGAGCAAACCCCTCGTCGTCGACCCCCTGGTCTCGGATCTGCACGGCGAAACCGAACGCCTGCGCACCGGCAGCCCCCTGGCCCGCATCGACCTGCTCGGCGTGCCCGCGTGGACGGTCACCCGGCACGCCCCGGCCCGGCAGCTGCTGCTGGACACCCGCCTGGTCAAGGACATCAACGCCTGGTCGCTGTGGCAGTCGGGCGCGGTGACCCGGCAGTGGCCGCTGATCGGCATGATCGACGCGGGCCGGTCCATGTTCACCGTCGACGGCACCGAGCACCGCCGCCTGCGCGCCAAGACCAATCAGGCGCTCTCGCCGCGTCGGCTCACCGAGATCCGGCCCGTCGTCGAGGCCCTCACCGCCGAGCTGCTCGACGACCTGGCCGCGGCCGGAACCGGCGGCGCGGCAGTCGATTTGAAGCAGGTGTTCGCCTACCCGCTGCCGATGCGGGTGATCAGCGAGCTGATGGGCGTCGACCGCGCCGACCACCCGATGCTGCTCGCCGATTACAAGGCGTTCTTCTCGGTGCTGACCCCGCAGGACGAACGGCTGCGCGTCATCGACGAGCTGGACGCGTACTTCACCGCGCTGGTGCGCGCCAAGACCGCGCACCCGACCGACGACCTCACCTCCGACTTCATTCACTCCACCGAGGGCGGGACACCGCTGACCGAGGAGGAAGCGGTCGGCAATCTCAAGGCGCTCGTCGCGGCCGGGCACGAAACCACCATCGCGCTGATCCTCAATACCGTGCGCGCCCTGCTCACCCACCCCGACCAGCTCGCGGCCATCCGGCGCGGCGACTACGAGTGGGGCGCGGCGATCGAGGAAACCCTGCGCTGGGATCCGCCGCTCACCCACCTGCTGATGCGGTTCGCGACCGAGGATATTCCGGTGGGCGACACCGTGATCGAGAAGGGGGAGGGGGTGGTGATGTCCTACCGCGCCATCGGCCGCGACACCGCGGCGCACGGCGAGGACGCCAATTCCTTCGATATCACCCGCCCCACCGCGCGCCGCCACATCACCTTCGGTCACGGCCCGCACATCTGCCCCGGCGCGGCGCTGTCCCGCCTCGAGGCGGGGGTCGCGGTGCCCGCCCTGTTCGATCGTTTTCCCGATCTCCGCTTCGCGGTGCCGGTCGAGCAGATCCGCAACCTGCCGGTCATGACGCAGAACGACCTCGACGCCTTCCCGGTGCACCTCGGCTGA
- a CDS encoding nitroreductase family protein produces the protein MSNQTADRAEPLRAHTHPFVPYLPPRLDQAEGIRRGRQFHDLVDARRSVRFFAPDPVPREMIELAVATANTAPSGAHHQPWKFVATSDPEIKHRIREAAEREERLNYEGGRLPEPWRDALAPLETTSNKSYLDIVPWIVVVFAEKSTPLPDGSLRKNYYVNESVGIACGLFITALHTMGLSTLTHTPNPMGFLTDILDRPGTERPYILFPIGYPAADCEVPDLRRKPLDEALEFFPPVPD, from the coding sequence ATGAGCAATCAGACCGCCGATCGGGCGGAACCCCTTCGGGCCCATACTCATCCGTTCGTGCCGTATTTACCGCCGCGCCTCGATCAGGCCGAGGGGATTCGGCGGGGGCGGCAGTTTCACGATCTCGTGGACGCGCGCCGCAGCGTGCGGTTCTTCGCGCCGGATCCGGTGCCGCGCGAGATGATCGAGCTGGCCGTCGCCACCGCCAATACCGCGCCCTCGGGCGCGCACCATCAGCCGTGGAAGTTCGTGGCGACCAGCGACCCCGAGATCAAGCACCGCATTCGCGAGGCCGCCGAGCGCGAGGAGCGCCTCAACTACGAGGGCGGCCGGTTGCCCGAGCCGTGGCGCGATGCGCTCGCCCCGCTCGAAACCACCAGCAACAAGTCCTATCTCGATATCGTGCCGTGGATCGTGGTGGTGTTCGCGGAGAAGAGCACCCCGCTCCCCGACGGCTCGCTGCGCAAGAACTACTACGTCAACGAGAGCGTCGGCATCGCCTGCGGCCTGTTCATCACCGCCCTGCACACCATGGGCCTGTCGACGCTGACCCACACGCCCAACCCCATGGGCTTCCTGACCGACATCCTCGACCGCCCCGGCACCGAGCGCCCGTACATCCTCTTCCCGATCGGCTACCCCGCCGCCGACTGCGAGGTCCCGGACCTGCGCCGCAAGCCGCTGGACGAGGCGCTGGAATTCTTTCCGCCCGTACCGGACTGA
- a CDS encoding beta-N-acetylhexosaminidase produces the protein MADIIPVPVQADADPGANYTLTPDSVIRAEYQAQDVGNYLAGLLRPATGFPIPVVDRYDTAKPGITLELGDAPDRRVGDEGYQLQVARDGITVQADTTDGLFHGVQSLRQLFPAAINKTTVQHQDWVVAGGKVLDYPRFGRRGAMLDVARHFFTPDQVKRYIDQIAMYKVNTLHLHLTDDQGWRIEIKSWPKLAEIGGQTAVNGDPGGYYTQDQYTDIVNYAASRHITVVPEVDMPGHTNAAQASYGELNCDGKPVPPRTDIEVGYSSLCIGSPTTYKFVEDVIRELAALTPGPYLDIGGDEAKSTTPQDYNTFYQKVMPLLSQYDKKIQGWHNIVAAQPPTDAIPEYWDTANTNADVAAAAARGNKILMAPANKAYLDMKYTPDDPLGLHWAGYVEVKDSYDWDPATFLQGVSENQIAGVEAPIWSETLRTSADIEYQAFPRLAGLAEIGWSPQSTHNWDSYRDRLAKQGPIWAALGINFYRSPQVDWK, from the coding sequence GTGGCCGATATCATTCCGGTTCCGGTGCAGGCCGATGCCGATCCGGGGGCGAACTACACGCTCACCCCGGACAGTGTCATTCGCGCCGAGTACCAGGCCCAGGATGTGGGCAACTATCTCGCGGGGCTGCTGCGGCCCGCGACCGGATTCCCGATACCCGTCGTGGACCGGTACGACACCGCCAAGCCCGGTATCACGCTGGAATTGGGCGATGCTCCCGACCGGCGTGTGGGCGATGAGGGCTATCAGCTCCAGGTCGCCCGGGACGGCATTACGGTGCAGGCCGATACCACCGACGGGCTGTTCCACGGGGTGCAGTCGCTGCGCCAGCTGTTCCCGGCGGCGATCAACAAGACCACGGTGCAGCACCAGGATTGGGTCGTGGCCGGTGGCAAGGTGCTGGATTATCCGCGCTTCGGCCGCCGGGGCGCGATGCTCGACGTGGCCCGGCACTTCTTCACGCCCGACCAGGTCAAGCGATACATCGACCAGATCGCCATGTACAAGGTCAATACGCTGCACCTGCACCTGACCGACGATCAGGGCTGGCGCATCGAGATCAAGAGCTGGCCCAAGCTGGCCGAGATCGGCGGACAGACCGCGGTGAACGGCGATCCGGGCGGCTACTACACCCAGGACCAGTACACCGATATCGTGAATTACGCTGCCTCCCGGCACATCACGGTGGTTCCCGAGGTCGATATGCCCGGCCACACCAATGCCGCGCAGGCGTCCTACGGCGAATTGAACTGCGACGGCAAACCGGTGCCGCCGCGCACCGATATCGAGGTGGGCTACAGCTCGCTGTGCATCGGCAGCCCGACCACCTACAAGTTCGTGGAGGATGTCATCCGGGAGCTGGCGGCGCTCACCCCCGGCCCGTACCTGGACATCGGCGGTGACGAGGCGAAATCGACGACGCCGCAGGACTACAACACCTTCTACCAGAAGGTGATGCCGCTGCTATCGCAGTACGACAAGAAGATTCAGGGCTGGCACAATATCGTCGCCGCGCAGCCGCCGACCGACGCCATCCCGGAATACTGGGACACCGCCAACACCAATGCCGATGTCGCGGCGGCGGCCGCGCGCGGCAACAAGATCCTGATGGCGCCCGCCAACAAGGCGTACCTGGATATGAAGTACACCCCCGACGATCCGCTGGGCCTGCACTGGGCCGGATACGTGGAGGTCAAGGACTCCTACGACTGGGATCCGGCCACATTCCTCCAGGGTGTGTCGGAGAATCAGATCGCCGGTGTCGAGGCCCCGATCTGGTCGGAAACCCTGCGCACCAGTGCGGATATCGAGTATCAGGCGTTCCCGCGCCTGGCCGGGCTCGCCGAGATCGGATGGTCGCCGCAGTCGACCCACAACTGGGACAGCTATCGGGACCGGCTCGCCAAGCAGGGACCGATCTGGGCGGCCTTGGGGATCAATTTCTATCGGTCGCCGCAGGTGGATTGGAAGTAG
- a CDS encoding TetR/AcrR family transcriptional regulator, translating to MSPKPMARPGGRSARVQQAVHAAVRELEAERGRDALTVPLIAERAGVTPSTIYRRWGDLRELLSDVAVERLRPESAPADHGSLPTDLTAWAEQFLEEMSADPGRAYIRDALLGAPDSGNAGACSEYAAGQIEQILSRAIGRGERVPDVETVIDLVVAPMMYRIQFRPNPLPPDYARHLVETTLNHLTSA from the coding sequence ATGAGCCCCAAACCCATGGCCCGCCCGGGTGGCCGCAGCGCGCGGGTGCAGCAGGCGGTGCACGCGGCCGTCCGGGAACTGGAGGCCGAACGCGGACGCGACGCGCTGACCGTGCCGCTCATCGCGGAGCGGGCCGGTGTCACACCGTCGACCATCTATCGCCGATGGGGCGACCTGCGGGAACTGTTGTCCGACGTCGCAGTCGAACGCCTCCGCCCCGAATCCGCCCCCGCCGACCACGGCAGCCTGCCCACCGACCTGACCGCATGGGCCGAGCAATTCCTGGAGGAGATGTCCGCCGACCCGGGCCGGGCCTATATCCGCGACGCCCTCCTCGGCGCACCCGACAGCGGCAATGCCGGAGCCTGCTCCGAGTACGCGGCCGGTCAGATCGAGCAGATCCTGTCGCGTGCGATCGGCCGCGGTGAACGGGTTCCCGATGTCGAAACCGTTATCGATCTCGTCGTCGCACCGATGATGTACCGCATCCAATTCCGCCCGAACCCGCTGCCGCCGGACTATGCGCGCCACCTCGTCGAGACCACCCTGAATCATCTGACGTCCGCCTGA
- a CDS encoding MBL fold metallo-hydrolase, translating into MPIPTRPRTGTAWRLGGLTVHRVDEALLPPPTGFWLLPAATADVVAGQRWLHPDFADAEGALRLSSHTFAIETSGLRVLVDTGIGNGKTRANPAWHNLRSDYLERLSAIGFAPESVDLVIMTHLHADHVGWNTHAVADTWVPTFPNARYVTSRAEREFWAGYDMDAPRKQMFRDSVHPIEDAGLLDLIDVPSAGIDIAPGLRLLPTPGHTPGQVAV; encoded by the coding sequence ATGCCGATCCCGACCCGCCCCCGCACCGGTACCGCCTGGCGTCTGGGTGGCCTCACCGTCCATCGCGTAGACGAGGCGCTGCTGCCCCCGCCCACCGGTTTCTGGCTGCTCCCGGCTGCCACGGCGGATGTCGTCGCGGGTCAGCGGTGGCTTCATCCGGACTTCGCCGATGCCGAAGGGGCGCTGCGCCTTTCGAGCCATACCTTCGCGATCGAGACGTCCGGTCTGCGCGTCCTGGTCGACACCGGCATCGGCAACGGCAAGACGCGAGCCAACCCGGCGTGGCACAACCTCCGCAGCGACTACCTCGAGCGCCTGTCGGCGATCGGATTCGCCCCCGAGTCGGTCGATCTGGTGATCATGACCCACCTGCACGCCGACCACGTCGGATGGAACACGCACGCGGTCGCCGACACCTGGGTGCCCACATTTCCGAACGCCCGCTACGTAACATCACGCGCCGAACGCGAGTTCTGGGCGGGTTACGACATGGACGCACCGCGCAAACAGATGTTCCGGGACTCGGTCCACCCCATCGAGGACGCGGGACTGCTCGACCTGATCGACGTTCCTTCGGCGGGCATCGACATCGCCCCCGGGCTGCGACTGCTCCCCACGCCCGGGCACACACCGGGCCAGGTCGCGGTGTAG
- a CDS encoding response regulator, which translates to MIRVLIVDDDALVRLGLADLIDGDPGLEVAAQAGDGLQAVEKATAHRIDIALVDIRMPRMDGIAATARLRALPHPPRVIALTTFDLDEYVYDALAAGADGFLLKDTDPAEILRAVHLVAAGSAMLHPAAARRVIDRFHRGGGPGASAARTRLERLTPREREVLALVGDGATNAEIARALGMRESTVKAHVSRVLTALEVGNRVQAALLARDAGLTG; encoded by the coding sequence GTGATTCGGGTCCTTATTGTCGACGACGATGCGTTGGTTCGGCTCGGGCTGGCGGATCTCATCGATGGCGATCCGGGTCTCGAGGTCGCGGCGCAGGCCGGGGACGGGCTCCAGGCCGTCGAGAAGGCCACCGCGCATCGTATCGATATCGCCCTGGTGGATATTCGGATGCCGCGCATGGACGGCATCGCGGCCACCGCGCGCCTGCGGGCGCTGCCGCATCCGCCACGGGTCATTGCACTCACCACCTTCGATCTCGACGAATACGTCTACGACGCGCTTGCGGCGGGAGCGGACGGTTTCCTGCTCAAGGACACCGATCCCGCCGAGATCCTGCGTGCGGTCCATCTGGTCGCCGCCGGGTCGGCCATGCTGCATCCGGCGGCCGCCCGGCGAGTGATCGACCGCTTCCACCGCGGCGGCGGCCCCGGCGCATCCGCGGCGCGCACCCGACTCGAACGCCTCACACCCCGCGAACGCGAGGTGCTGGCCCTGGTCGGCGACGGCGCCACCAATGCCGAGATCGCCCGGGCGCTGGGCATGCGCGAGAGCACGGTCAAGGCCCACGTGAGCCGCGTCCTCACCGCCCTCGAGGTCGGAAACCGAGTCCAGGCAGCGCTTTTGGCACGCGACGCGGGCCTCACCGGGTGA
- a CDS encoding sensor histidine kinase — translation MISMLHRIRARYGRLVVVVVVTVTAVHNAAFSDSVGYLSLRSAIALLCGATLLLRRYRPVALAATVAATGVWGWPMSLPLLVALFDAAVAGRIALAVGAVAVALAANAVTHPTMPLAATQQYGSMLFPMLAVVGGLWAGSRRRLIESLAEQVEHLRVERELRECAARQAERTAIAAEMHDVLAHRLSLVALHAGVLATRAETLPDPLADRLMLLRTAATAALTDLRDVLGALRDPETHAPAAPPAPVLRDIDDLIAQARTAGQHVTTEVTGCADDAPAAHRLAVFRIVQEGLSNVRKHGTDIRAHVRIGYGPPATVVEVSNTAADHIAPSPMRIPSAPPGFGLVGLRERVEALGGRLEAGPDGRETWVLRAYLPQDSGQKHAGMTDGEQAGTTGDETGGGPS, via the coding sequence ATGATCAGCATGCTGCACCGGATCAGGGCCCGATACGGACGCCTCGTCGTGGTCGTCGTGGTGACCGTGACCGCCGTGCACAATGCCGCGTTCTCCGACTCCGTCGGGTACCTGTCGCTGCGATCGGCTATCGCGCTGCTGTGCGGCGCCACGCTGTTGCTGCGCCGCTATCGGCCGGTGGCGCTGGCGGCAACCGTTGCCGCGACGGGTGTGTGGGGCTGGCCGATGAGTCTGCCATTGCTGGTAGCGCTGTTCGACGCCGCTGTGGCCGGGCGGATCGCGCTCGCGGTCGGGGCGGTGGCGGTGGCGCTGGCCGCCAATGCGGTGACGCATCCGACCATGCCCCTGGCCGCCACCCAGCAGTACGGCTCGATGCTGTTCCCGATGCTGGCGGTGGTGGGCGGGCTGTGGGCGGGTAGCCGGCGGCGGCTCATCGAATCGCTGGCCGAGCAGGTCGAGCACCTGCGGGTCGAGCGCGAGCTCCGCGAATGCGCGGCCCGCCAGGCCGAGCGAACCGCCATTGCCGCGGAAATGCACGATGTGCTCGCCCATCGGCTGAGCCTGGTCGCCCTGCACGCGGGCGTGCTGGCGACCCGCGCCGAGACCCTCCCCGACCCGCTCGCCGACCGCCTGATGCTGCTTCGCACCGCCGCTACCGCCGCCCTCACCGATCTGCGCGATGTCCTCGGCGCCCTCCGTGACCCCGAAACCCATGCTCCCGCAGCGCCTCCCGCGCCGGTACTGCGCGATATCGATGACCTGATCGCGCAGGCCCGGACTGCGGGCCAGCATGTCACGACCGAGGTCACGGGCTGCGCGGACGATGCTCCGGCCGCCCACCGCCTCGCCGTCTTCCGGATCGTCCAGGAGGGCCTGTCCAATGTTCGCAAACACGGCACCGACATTCGGGCGCATGTGCGGATCGGTTACGGTCCACCCGCTACGGTCGTGGAGGTGAGCAACACTGCTGCGGATCACATCGCCCCCTCCCCCATGCGGATTCCCTCGGCCCCTCCGGGATTCGGTCTCGTGGGCCTGCGAGAGCGTGTCGAGGCGCTCGGTGGGCGGCTGGAGGCCGGGCCGGACGGTCGGGAGACCTGGGTCCTTCGCGCCTATCTTCCGCAGGATTCCGGCCAAAAGCATGCCGGAATGACGGATGGGGAACAGGCCGGAACGACGGGCGATGAAACCGGCGGCGGCCCTTCGTGA